In the Spirochaetia bacterium 38H-sp genome, TATTAGCGGGACAATCGGGGTTTCTGCTGTGCCAATGTTAAAGCCTAGGTCTGTAAAGGCTTTGCGCATTTTGTCGCCTATTTGCTGGAGCCGTCTTACACGCTCAGGTTCTTGGCGGATGATTTCCAGTGACTTGAGTGCCGCAGCAAGTTGTGCCGGAGACATACTGGCGCTGAAGATTAGTGGCCTGGAGTGGTGCTTGATATAGTCTATGACACGGGCTTCTCCTGCAACAAAGCCGCCTATGGAGCCAAATGATTTTGAGAATGTGCACATAACTAGGTCTGCCAGACTGTTGTCTCCGTAGTGTTCCATTGTGCCTTTCCCATGCTCGCCCAGTACGCCAAGTGCATGTGCTTCGTCCAGATATACGCGTGCGCCAAACTCATCCGCAAGTTTGCGTATTTCCGGTAGTTTTGTGATGTCGCCTTCCATGCTAAATACGCCGTCTGTTACTATTATGATGGGCTCATTGTCATCTATGTTCTCAAGTGTGCGTCTTAGATCGTTCATGTCGTTGTGTTTGTATCTGTGGATATTGCGGCAGCGGGTAAATGCAGAGCCCAGCATTATTCCGTCCATTATGGATGCATGGTTAAGTTTATCCGTTACGATATGAGCTTTTGTTTCCATTATGGCTGAGATGGAACCTAGGTTGGTCTGATAGCCTGTTGTAAAGCATACAG is a window encoding:
- a CDS encoding pyridoxal phosphate-dependent aminotransferase family protein codes for the protein MSRKDIFAKCYEFTAAEEARKEGWYPYFRPINENHGNTVIIEGKPFIMAGSNNYLGLSQDPRVIEAAREAVARYGTSCSGSRFMNGTLALHEELEANIADFVGKEAAVCFTTGYQTNLGSISAIMETKAHIVTDKLNHASIMDGIMLGSAFTRCRNIHRYKHNDMNDLRRTLENIDDNEPIIIVTDGVFSMEGDITKLPEIRKLADEFGARVYLDEAHALGVLGEHGKGTMEHYGDNSLADLVMCTFSKSFGSIGGFVAGEARVIDYIKHHSRPLIFSASMSPAQLAAALKSLEIIRQEPERVRRLQQIGDKMRKAFTDLGFNIGTAETPIVPLIIGDDEKTFNFWYKMYQQGLYTNPVISPAVPPKNALIRTSYMATHTDEELDKAIEIAGNVAKKLDIIP